One Nerophis ophidion isolate RoL-2023_Sa linkage group LG06, RoL_Noph_v1.0, whole genome shotgun sequence genomic region harbors:
- the si:ch211-150o23.3 gene encoding uncharacterized protein si:ch211-150o23.3 isoform X1 — protein sequence MLRFLHVVLTGLLGVLRDRVTAFDSIRLVDGENKCSGRVEILRHNQWGTVCDHGWDLVEANVVCLELACGLAESAHHRGSGPGRGEIWLRHVQCSGHESSLSRCAVVLHRSSHCTHDNDAGVTCSGTLFMPILSLLSPYNVFSAGEAVRFSCSVLLGHISDFHLYKYGLSKPVVTHRVDQSQTRVEMTVSDIETFQQGSYSCRYIIRGSSPSQLLGSPPSNSVNITVVELLTPQHWYNTSSDAPAGSVLKGHSFNITCSTQQEYPGGSFQLRLIRSNGTVRQSLPALAPFVTFTFPSAQSSNEGYYYCLYRVQLGGRTFISRESQALPIAIKDPDPVLSPVVISWLVSGLIFVVAVIIIVIVAKVLCNKEKRPSELERETRSCVENTYVALSVNKL from the exons GTCTTTTAGGTGTTCTGCGGGACAGAGTCACTGCCTTCG ACAGCATCCGACTTGTAGATGGTGAGAACAAGTGTTCCGGGCGGGTTGAGATCCTGCGACACAACCAGTGGGGGACGGTTTGTGACCACGGCTGGGACCTAGTGGAGGCCAACGTGGTGTGCCTGGAGCTGGCCTGCGGCTTGGCGGAGTCTGCCCACCACCGAGGGTCTGGGCCTGGCAGGGGAGAAATCTGGCTCCGGCATGTCCAGTGTTCGGGACACGAGTCCAGTTTGAGCCGCTGTGCTGTCGTCCTCCATAGGAGCTCCCACTGCACACATGACAATGACGCTGGAGTAACATGCTCGG GTACACTTTTCATGCCCATCCTCTCCCTATTGTCCCCCTACAATGTGTTTTCTGCCGGGGAGGCAGTTCGCTTCAGCTGCAGCGTCCTCCTGGGTCACATCAGTGACTTCCACCTGTATAAGTACGGCCTGTCCAAACCCGTAGTGACTCACAGGGTGGACCAAAGCCAGACCCGAGTGGAGATGACCGTGTCCGACATTGAGACGTTCCAGCAGGGCAGCTATAGTTGTCGCTACATTATCAGAGGCAGCTCGCCTTCTCAGCTGCTCGGCTCACCACCCAGCAACTCTGTCAAcattactgtgg TGGAGCTCCTGACTCCCCAACACTGGTACAACACGTCGTCTGACGCCCCAGCTGGTTCCGTCCTTAAGGGCCACAGTTTTAACATCACATGCTCTACACAGCAGGAGTACCCCGGAGGCTCCTTTCAGCTGCGGCTTATCCGCTCCAACGGTACAGTGCGCCAGTCTCTGCCGGCCCTCGCCCCTTTCGTCACTTTCACATTCCCCAGCGCCCAAAGCTCCAATGAGGGCTACTACTACTGCCTGTATCGGGTGCAGCTGGGGGGGCGGACATTTATCTCCAGAGAGAGCCAGGCTCTGCCCATCGCTATAAAAG ACCCTGATCCAGTTCTGAGTCCAGTGGTGATCAGCTGGCTTGTTTCTGGTCTGATATTTGTTGTAGCTGTCATCATAATCGTCATTGTGGCCAAAGTGCTGTGCAACAAGGAAAAAAGGCCCTCTGAACTGGAGCGGGAAACCCGATCAT GTGTGGAAAACACATATGTTGCCTTATCAGTTAACAAGCTATGA
- the LOC133554811 gene encoding lamina-associated polypeptide 2, isoforms beta/gamma-like isoform X2 — MHKLNNKSAQEISDLLDEYGIKHGPVVESTRNLYMKKLREAMVNPKRAAPSDKTYYREEEEEVTYLYRTPTRSNVPEDNRLHMRSRPEWTERETEQEHYTYNKGYPYTNSTPKTSREAPPEPESTRFIPLWVQLVFFLIAAVFLYLVFSSMETNAYTNKLH; from the exons ATGCATAAACTCAACAACAAGTCTGCGCAGGAGATAAGCGACCTGCTTGACGAGTACGGGATAAAACACGGGCCAGTTGTCG AGTCTACCCGAAATCTGTACATGAAGAAACTTAGAGAAGCAATGGTCAACCCTAAACGAGCTGCACCATCGGACAAAACCTACTACAGAGAAGAAG aGGAAGAAGTTACATACCTTTACAGAACACCT ACCCGGAGTAATGTTCCAGAGGACAA TAGGCTTCACATGAGGTCAAGACCAGAGTGGACTGAAAGAGAAACTGAACAAGA ACACTACACTTACAACAAAGGATATCCGTACACTAACTCAACACCCAAAACATCTAGAGAGGCTCCTCCAGAACCCGAGTCAACCCGCTTCATCCCACTCTGGGTCCAATTGGTGTTCTTCCTCATTGCAGCGGTGTTCCTCTACCTTGTCTTCTCCAGTATGGAGACGAATGCATACACCAATAAGTTGCACTAA
- the si:ch211-150o23.3 gene encoding uncharacterized protein si:ch211-150o23.3 isoform X2, protein MLRFLHVVLTDSIRLVDGENKCSGRVEILRHNQWGTVCDHGWDLVEANVVCLELACGLAESAHHRGSGPGRGEIWLRHVQCSGHESSLSRCAVVLHRSSHCTHDNDAGVTCSGTLFMPILSLLSPYNVFSAGEAVRFSCSVLLGHISDFHLYKYGLSKPVVTHRVDQSQTRVEMTVSDIETFQQGSYSCRYIIRGSSPSQLLGSPPSNSVNITVVELLTPQHWYNTSSDAPAGSVLKGHSFNITCSTQQEYPGGSFQLRLIRSNGTVRQSLPALAPFVTFTFPSAQSSNEGYYYCLYRVQLGGRTFISRESQALPIAIKDPDPVLSPVVISWLVSGLIFVVAVIIIVIVAKVLCNKEKRPSELERETRSCVENTYVALSVNKL, encoded by the exons ACAGCATCCGACTTGTAGATGGTGAGAACAAGTGTTCCGGGCGGGTTGAGATCCTGCGACACAACCAGTGGGGGACGGTTTGTGACCACGGCTGGGACCTAGTGGAGGCCAACGTGGTGTGCCTGGAGCTGGCCTGCGGCTTGGCGGAGTCTGCCCACCACCGAGGGTCTGGGCCTGGCAGGGGAGAAATCTGGCTCCGGCATGTCCAGTGTTCGGGACACGAGTCCAGTTTGAGCCGCTGTGCTGTCGTCCTCCATAGGAGCTCCCACTGCACACATGACAATGACGCTGGAGTAACATGCTCGG GTACACTTTTCATGCCCATCCTCTCCCTATTGTCCCCCTACAATGTGTTTTCTGCCGGGGAGGCAGTTCGCTTCAGCTGCAGCGTCCTCCTGGGTCACATCAGTGACTTCCACCTGTATAAGTACGGCCTGTCCAAACCCGTAGTGACTCACAGGGTGGACCAAAGCCAGACCCGAGTGGAGATGACCGTGTCCGACATTGAGACGTTCCAGCAGGGCAGCTATAGTTGTCGCTACATTATCAGAGGCAGCTCGCCTTCTCAGCTGCTCGGCTCACCACCCAGCAACTCTGTCAAcattactgtgg TGGAGCTCCTGACTCCCCAACACTGGTACAACACGTCGTCTGACGCCCCAGCTGGTTCCGTCCTTAAGGGCCACAGTTTTAACATCACATGCTCTACACAGCAGGAGTACCCCGGAGGCTCCTTTCAGCTGCGGCTTATCCGCTCCAACGGTACAGTGCGCCAGTCTCTGCCGGCCCTCGCCCCTTTCGTCACTTTCACATTCCCCAGCGCCCAAAGCTCCAATGAGGGCTACTACTACTGCCTGTATCGGGTGCAGCTGGGGGGGCGGACATTTATCTCCAGAGAGAGCCAGGCTCTGCCCATCGCTATAAAAG ACCCTGATCCAGTTCTGAGTCCAGTGGTGATCAGCTGGCTTGTTTCTGGTCTGATATTTGTTGTAGCTGTCATCATAATCGTCATTGTGGCCAAAGTGCTGTGCAACAAGGAAAAAAGGCCCTCTGAACTGGAGCGGGAAACCCGATCAT GTGTGGAAAACACATATGTTGCCTTATCAGTTAACAAGCTATGA
- the LOC133554811 gene encoding uncharacterized protein LOC133554811 isoform X1: MHKLNNKSAQEISDLLDEYGIKHGPVVESTRNLYMKKLREAMVNPKRAAPSDKTYYREEEEEVTYLYRTPTRSNVPEDNSRLHMRSRPEWTERETEQEHYTYNKGYPYTNSTPKTSREAPPEPESTRFIPLWVQLVFFLIAAVFLYLVFSSMETNAYTNKLH, encoded by the exons ATGCATAAACTCAACAACAAGTCTGCGCAGGAGATAAGCGACCTGCTTGACGAGTACGGGATAAAACACGGGCCAGTTGTCG AGTCTACCCGAAATCTGTACATGAAGAAACTTAGAGAAGCAATGGTCAACCCTAAACGAGCTGCACCATCGGACAAAACCTACTACAGAGAAGAAG aGGAAGAAGTTACATACCTTTACAGAACACCT ACCCGGAGTAATGTTCCAGAGGACAA TAGTAGGCTTCACATGAGGTCAAGACCAGAGTGGACTGAAAGAGAAACTGAACAAGA ACACTACACTTACAACAAAGGATATCCGTACACTAACTCAACACCCAAAACATCTAGAGAGGCTCCTCCAGAACCCGAGTCAACCCGCTTCATCCCACTCTGGGTCCAATTGGTGTTCTTCCTCATTGCAGCGGTGTTCCTCTACCTTGTCTTCTCCAGTATGGAGACGAATGCATACACCAATAAGTTGCACTAA